The DNA window ttggATGGGACAGCCTTGATTCATCAACAAGACCCTTGTTTTAAGattgtgttttataatatatataacaatattattcttaaaacacTACACTACAGTCCCATAcaacatttgtttataaaacactCCACTACAGTCTTGTAAGATATGTACATGAAACACTCCACTACAGTCTTGTATGATATGTTTATGAAACACTCCACTACAGTCTCGTTCGATATGTATATGAAACACTCCACTACAGTCCCGTACGATATGTTTATGAAACACTCCACTACAGTCCCGTAAGATATGTTTATGAAACACTCCACTACAGTCCCGTACGATATGTTTATGAAACACTCCACTACAGTCCCGTACGATATGTTTATGAAACACTCCACTACAGTCCCGTACGATATGTTTATGAAACACTCCACTACAGTCCCGTACGATATGTTTATGAAACACTCCACTACAGTCCGTACGATATGTATATGAAACACTCCACTACAGTCCCGTACGATATGTTTATGAAACACTCCACTACAGTCCTGTACGATATGTTTATGAAACACTCCACTACAGTCCCGTACGATATGTTTATGAAACACTCCACTACAGTCCCATACAATGCATTTATAAGACACTGTAATACAGTCCAGTGAAACATGTAGTTTTTTTCCAAGTAACCTCAACTGCATCACTTTTTCCATTTTTTGTAGGTCACTTTTATCACCTACttgtttgaaaatttcaaattattagtttacttAAAGTGTCATATAATAAAACACAGCTGTTACATTTTCATCatcatattttcaataaaaactgaGCTCATTAATgataactctttgttaacctgaagatgaccgaagaaggtttaaatgttgttctgtactttaatgtaattaaaactgCAATAGCTCTTTAAAAAATGTAGGTAAACTTCAAAACTGTTCAGCCAGTTTAGATCATCTATGTGTAGATTTAGATAAATgctttgtaatttaaattatgtatatcTTGATACATTAAACACTCTAagcatttaaaagttatttttatcttaacagTAAGATTTTTAAAGTGATGGTTAACAGGGAAGGgtttggtaaataaaataattctactgATCTTGCACATACAACGAAAAAACTGATgagtttatgtatatattaatatacagaatGCTACATAAATACCACAACCTTCTGATCCCATGTTGCAATAGCTAAATATTTCTACTTAAacactgttactttataaaattaattttaatattcagataCTGAGTTTCCATGACTACACAATGTAAAACACATTCCCCATAtgcaatcagaaaaaaaaaaatactaaaaatgttCATGTCCgagatttattaaatatttgaagaatATGTGCTTATTAACTATGTAATTTTGTTCACAGGTTCTTTTAATTTAGTTTCAACATTTAAGTAGTAATTGCCAAAACATTCTGCATTTCTATAGAATAATTGTGTGTAcaacaaagctttaaaaaattatatttatagaagATATTATCTTCCCAAATACCATTAAAATTGAATTATTCAATAAATGCTTCAAATATTGCCACTGATAAAACTAGTCACACGGACTGAGAAAGTACTGGGCAAACCTGTTTGTTTAACTATAACCTCTAATAGTAGTATAGGCTTTCTGTACTGTTGTAATACACTACTTTCAACCTATTACATTTAAGGTTTAACTATAGTCTTTTTGTAATACACTATTTTCAATTtcatctattttatattttataaaagtctGCAAATGATTCACCACAGTTTCAACAATTGTTGGAACTTCAGCCATAGCGCCATAACCAGTATCACCACATGCCAACTTCTTGGCTACACAAGGCACCTCTATGTATCCAAGTTCTTTCAGTTTTTCAATTTGAATGATTGTTATCGGGTGATCCCACATATGAGTGTTCATAGCAGGGCAAAAAACCAGTGGTTTCTTCATATCCCATGCTCTCACTATACACGTTAAAAGATTGTCACAAATACCACTGCTTATTTTGGCCATGGTGTTAGCATCAAGAGGAGATATCACAAGGGCATCGGCCCA is part of the Tachypleus tridentatus isolate NWPU-2018 chromosome 4, ASM421037v1, whole genome shotgun sequence genome and encodes:
- the Ppcdc gene encoding phosphopantothenoylcysteine decarboxylase, whose amino-acid sequence is MNHKDTPSSQTANILIGVTGSVAALKLPLLVRQLQTVTLPEFPELRINLQVVTTERALHFYPLDEVNTLVNVLRDEDEWRTWQKMSDPVLHIELRRWADALVISPLDANTMAKISSGICDNLLTCIVRAWDMKKPLVFCPAMNTHMWDHPITIIQIEKLKELGYIEVPCVAKKLACGDTGYGAMAEVPTIVETVVNHLQTFIKYKIDEIENSVLQKDYS